A single region of the Ascaphus truei isolate aAscTru1 chromosome 6, aAscTru1.hap1, whole genome shotgun sequence genome encodes:
- the LOC142498054 gene encoding indolethylamine N-methyltransferase-like, translating into MDSSLQKHYHHEVFDPRGFLETYCYHENNDLFEWTVLNPIKQLFKTFSSACDYFKELNVIQFTDANIREFEMWRNKEPGAADWSHTAKIICDLEGKSEEWQGKEDKARRAVKRVIKCDFTKDNPLEPVVLPQVDCMICMYVLLVVSKDHQAYRSNLKKLASMLKIGGHMLLIGSYNQSYYMIGEHKFFCLSCDAEFIRETVCDAGFIIENLETLPNKSTKNLTDIEHFLFMIARKEREVKSYNS; encoded by the exons ATGGATTCCAGTCTCCAAAAGCATTACCATCATGAAGTTTTTGATCCCAGAGGGTTTTTAGAAACATATTGCTATCACGAAAATAATGATTTGTTTGAGTGGACGGTTTTAAATCCTATTAAGCAGCTGTTTAAAACGTTCTCTTCAG CCTGTGATTACTTCAAAGAGCTCAATGTGATACAATTTACCGACGCAAATATCAGGGAATTTGAAATGTGGAGGAACAAGGAGCCCGGAGCTGCTGACTGGTCTCACACTGCAAAAATTATTTGTGATCTGGAAGGAAAGAG CGAGGAGTGGCAAGGAAAGGAAGATAAAGCAAGAAGAGCAGTGAAACGCGTTATCAAATGTGATTTCACCAAAGATAACCCTTTAGAGCCTGTAGTCCTGCCCCAAGTGGACTGTATGATCTGCATGTATGTCTTACTTGTTGTTAGCAAGGACCACCAGGCTTACCGTAGCAATCTGAAAAAACTAGCGTCAATGTTAAAAATTGGGGGACATATGTTACTGATAGGGTCATATAATCAATCATACTATATGATTGGTGAGCACAAGTTCTTCTGTCTGTCATGTGATGCAGAGTTTATAAGAGAGACTGTTTGTGATGCAGGGTTCATCATTGAGAATTTGGAAACATTGCCTAATAAATCTACCAAGAATTTAACAGATATTGAGCATTTTTTGTTTATGATAGCACGCAAGGAGAGGGAGGTTAAGTCATATAATTCTTAA